One region of Vigna angularis cultivar LongXiaoDou No.4 chromosome 10, ASM1680809v1, whole genome shotgun sequence genomic DNA includes:
- the LOC108335763 gene encoding S-adenosylmethionine decarboxylase proenzyme, translated as MAVSAIGFEGYEKRLEICFSQPGIFADPEGRGLRVLTKSQLDEILTPAACTIVSSLSNDDVDSYVLSESSLFVYAYKIIIKTCGTTKLLLAIPPILKFADMLSLKVRSVTYTRGSFIFPGAQPYPHRCFTEEVAILNDYFGKLGLGSMAYIMGSPDQKQKWHIYSASDDSVMSSDNNNIYTLEMCMTGLDREKAQIFYKEQSASAAIMTVNSGIRKILPNSEICDFDFEPCGYSMNSVEGGAVSTIHITPEDGFSYASFETVGYDFKVLNLNELVDRVLSCFLPNEFSVAIHADGASKPFEHMFFVDVKGYCREEWSHEGLGMGGSVVYQRFVKISDCVSPRSTLKCWKDEVEEE; from the coding sequence ATGGCAGTTTCTGCAATAGGTTTTGAAGGTTATGAAAAGAGGTTGGAAATATGCTTTTCCCAACCAGGAATATTTGCTGACCCTGAAGGAAGGGGTTTAAGAGTTCTTACGAAATCCCAGTTGGATGAGATCCTAACACCAGCTGCTTGCACCATAGTCTCTTCGCTCTCAAATGATGATGTTGACTCCTATGTACTGTCGGAGTCCAGCCTCTTTGTTTATGCGTACAAGATCATCATCAAAACCTGTGGGACTACAAAGTTACTTCTTGCAATCCCGCCCATACTGAAGTTCGCTGATATGCTTTCTCTTAAAGTTAGGTCTGTAACGTATACCAGGGGAAGTTTCATCTTTCCTGGTGCTCAGCCATATCCCCATCGCTGCTTTACTGAGGAAGTAGCTATCCTTAATGACTACTTTGGGAAACTTGGATTAGGCAGCATGGCTTATATCATGGGTAGTCCAGACCAAAAGCAGAAATGGCATATCTACTCTGCATCTGatgattctgtaatgtcatctGATAACAACAATATTTATACTCTAGAGATGTGTATGACGGGCCTGGATAGAGAGAAAGCACAAATTTTCTACAAAGAACAATCTGCTTCAGCTGCCATTATGACTGTTAATTCTGGCATCAGAAAGATTCTTCCGAATTCTGAGATATGCGATTTCGACTTTGAGCCATGTGGTTATTCAATGAATTCTGTTGAAGGGGGTGCTGTTTCTACCATTCATATTACTCCTGAAGATGGATTCAGTTATGCAAGCTTTGAGACTGTGGGCTACGACTTTAAAGTTTTGAACCTGAACGAGTTAGTTGACAGGGTATTGTCATGTTTCCTTCCGAATGAATTTTCTGTAGCAATTCATGCGGATGGTGCAAGCAAGCCCTTTGAACATATGTTTTTTGTGGATGTGAAGGGATACTGTCGTGAAGAGTGGAGCCACGAAGGGCTTGGAATGGGTGGTTCTGTTGTCTACCAAAGATTCGTCAAGATCAGTGACTGTGTTTCACCTAGATCAACTCTGAAGTGTTGgaaagatgaagttgaagaagagtag